One genomic segment of Desulfomicrobium sp. ZS1 includes these proteins:
- a CDS encoding LpxI family protein yields MTRTLGIIAGGGSFPITVASTAKKRGERVIGVGFASDTDPSFQAHCDNFSWLKLGQLGRLIEFFTANHVTHVVMAGPINKPKALDLRPDWRAARLLFSIKARGDDVLLRALTTELEREGLTVVAPHLYSPDLLAPEGILTNRKPTQSEREDVEFAWTLAQSLGKFDIGQCLVVREKIVLAVEAIEGTDAAIRRGGQLGGPGAVIVKRPKPTQDKRLDLPAFGLKTLHSMAEVGATCLAFEAGGCIFFEQREALDFANAHGITLLGLPPGA; encoded by the coding sequence ATGACCAGAACGCTTGGCATCATCGCGGGCGGCGGCTCATTTCCCATCACCGTGGCCAGCACGGCCAAAAAGCGCGGCGAGCGCGTCATCGGTGTCGGATTCGCTTCCGACACCGATCCGTCTTTTCAGGCCCACTGCGACAATTTCTCCTGGCTGAAGCTTGGCCAACTTGGCAGGCTTATCGAGTTTTTTACCGCGAACCATGTCACGCACGTGGTCATGGCGGGTCCCATCAACAAGCCAAAAGCCCTTGATCTTCGGCCCGACTGGCGAGCGGCACGGCTTCTTTTTTCCATCAAGGCTCGCGGGGATGACGTATTGCTGCGCGCGCTTACGACCGAGCTTGAACGCGAAGGCCTCACCGTCGTGGCGCCTCACCTCTACTCGCCAGACCTGCTGGCCCCGGAAGGGATTCTGACAAACAGAAAACCGACGCAAAGCGAACGCGAAGATGTGGAATTCGCATGGACGCTGGCCCAGTCCCTCGGAAAATTCGACATCGGCCAGTGTCTGGTGGTGCGGGAGAAAATCGTTCTTGCCGTCGAGGCCATCGAGGGCACCGACGCGGCCATCCGGCGCGGAGGTCAACTTGGCGGGCCCGGGGCCGTGATCGTGAAGCGTCCCAAGCCGACCCAGGACAAGAGGCTCGACCTTCCCGCCTTTGGCCTTAAGACGCTGCACTCCATGGCCGAGGTCGGCGCGACATGCCTGGCCTTTGAGGCCGGGGGGTGCATCTTTTTCGAACAGCGCGAGGCTCTCGATTTTGCCAATGCCCACGGCATCACCCTGCTCGGTCTGCCCCCTGGCGCGTAG
- the lpxA gene encoding acyl-ACP--UDP-N-acetylglucosamine O-acyltransferase produces MQTNIHPSAIVHPGAYLGTGVTVGPFAIIEDCVHIGDETIIDAGAQIKRFTTLGTKNHVHSMACVGGEPQDLKFGGEESTLVIGDRNKIREFSTIHRGTEGGGGMTQVGSDNLMMAYSHIAHDCVVGDNNVLANAATLAGHVTVGNEVVVGGLSAVHQFVNIGDFAFIGGKTGVAQDVPPFMLAVGERATLRGLNLIGLRRHGFSSEEIHALKSAYKLIWRSNQERNEVMQQVETELGNFQQVMKLIDFIRSSKRGTITPERI; encoded by the coding sequence ATGCAAACAAACATACACCCCTCCGCAATTGTTCATCCGGGTGCGTACCTGGGCACCGGAGTCACGGTCGGCCCCTTCGCCATTATCGAAGACTGCGTTCACATCGGCGATGAGACAATCATCGACGCCGGAGCCCAGATCAAACGCTTTACGACCCTGGGCACCAAAAACCATGTGCATTCGATGGCCTGCGTCGGCGGCGAACCCCAGGACCTGAAATTCGGCGGGGAAGAGAGCACGCTTGTCATTGGCGACCGCAACAAGATCCGTGAATTCTCCACCATTCACCGTGGCACTGAAGGTGGCGGAGGAATGACCCAGGTCGGCTCGGACAACCTGATGATGGCCTATTCCCATATCGCGCACGACTGCGTGGTCGGGGACAACAATGTTCTGGCCAACGCGGCGACCTTGGCCGGGCACGTGACTGTCGGGAATGAAGTGGTCGTGGGAGGCCTTTCGGCTGTTCACCAGTTCGTGAACATCGGCGACTTCGCATTCATCGGCGGAAAGACCGGAGTTGCCCAGGATGTGCCCCCATTCATGCTGGCCGTTGGCGAACGCGCCACCTTGCGAGGCCTCAATCTCATCGGGTTGCGCAGGCACGGTTTTTCCTCGGAAGAAATTCATGCCCTGAAATCCGCCTACAAGCTGATCTGGCGCTCCAACCAGGAGCGTAATGAAGTCATGCAGCAAGTTGAAACGGAGCTGGGCAACTTCCAGCAGGTCATGAAACTGATCGACTTCATTCGTAGCAGCAAACGGGGCACCATCACGCCTGAACGCATCTAG
- the fabZ gene encoding 3-hydroxyacyl-ACP dehydratase FabZ yields the protein MNKPENGEIVSRDILDLLPHRYPFLLVDRVLSFEPMKSVHAIKSVSINEPFFQGHFPSYPVMPGVLILEALAQAGGIMVIKSLPPADTVGKIFLFTGMEKVRFRRPVFPGDQLHLHVTYERHKMSMWKTNGKAMVDGKVVAEGILTASVVPRED from the coding sequence ATCAACAAACCTGAAAATGGCGAAATTGTAAGCCGGGACATTTTGGACCTGCTTCCACACCGCTACCCCTTCCTGCTGGTGGACCGGGTGCTCTCTTTCGAGCCCATGAAGTCCGTGCACGCCATCAAAAGCGTATCCATCAACGAACCTTTTTTTCAGGGACATTTCCCGTCCTACCCTGTCATGCCCGGAGTGCTCATTCTTGAAGCACTGGCACAGGCAGGCGGAATCATGGTCATCAAAAGCCTTCCGCCGGCGGACACCGTAGGCAAGATTTTTCTTTTCACCGGCATGGAGAAAGTCCGTTTTCGGCGCCCCGTGTTTCCCGGTGACCAACTGCATCTGCACGTCACCTACGAACGCCACAAGATGAGCATGTGGAAGACCAACGGCAAGGCCATGGTCGATGGAAAGGTCGTGGCCGAAGGCATCCTGACCGCATCCGTGGTGCCTAGGGAGGACTGA
- the lpxD gene encoding UDP-3-O-(3-hydroxymyristoyl)glucosamine N-acyltransferase, whose translation MLLSEIASHLGLTLKGKDIEITGVNTLAEASASELSFLANPKYAPQLETTGAGAVLVSADQALTSKPCLISAHPYLDFARSVQLFAKPQGSFEGISPLAFVHDDARIDPSAAIAPFVYIGPGAQVGAGVRIFSGSYLGEDCSVGEDTIIYPNCSLMAGTLVGKRVILHAGTVLGSDGFGFAQAASGMTKFPQIGRTVIEDDVEIGANTTIDRAALGETRVGHGTKIDNLVQLGHNVRVGRNCIIVSQVGIAGSTTLGDGVVLAGQVGVAGHLNLGDGCRIGAKSGVGQDVPPGQDLSGIPVMPHGSFLRASAIMPKLPEMKRRLGRLEKELAALREELANKG comes from the coding sequence ATGCTTCTTTCCGAAATAGCATCCCACTTGGGCTTGACCTTGAAGGGCAAGGACATCGAGATCACCGGGGTCAACACCCTGGCCGAAGCTTCAGCGTCCGAACTGTCCTTTCTGGCCAACCCCAAATATGCACCGCAACTTGAAACAACCGGCGCCGGCGCAGTCCTCGTCAGCGCTGATCAGGCTTTGACTTCCAAACCCTGCCTGATCAGCGCTCATCCCTATCTTGATTTTGCCCGCAGCGTTCAGCTTTTCGCCAAGCCTCAGGGCTCTTTTGAAGGCATAAGCCCTCTGGCCTTTGTGCACGACGATGCGCGCATCGACCCAAGCGCCGCCATTGCCCCTTTTGTCTACATCGGGCCGGGGGCGCAGGTTGGCGCGGGAGTTCGCATATTCAGCGGCTCCTACCTCGGCGAAGACTGCAGCGTCGGCGAGGATACGATTATCTATCCGAACTGTTCGCTCATGGCCGGCACGCTGGTCGGAAAACGGGTCATCCTGCATGCCGGCACCGTTCTGGGGAGCGATGGATTCGGGTTTGCCCAGGCCGCCTCCGGAATGACAAAGTTTCCCCAGATTGGACGGACCGTGATCGAAGACGATGTCGAGATCGGCGCCAACACGACTATAGACCGGGCCGCTTTGGGTGAAACCCGCGTGGGGCACGGCACTAAGATCGATAATCTGGTCCAGCTCGGCCATAATGTACGGGTAGGGCGAAACTGCATCATTGTGTCACAGGTCGGCATCGCGGGATCGACCACCCTGGGTGACGGAGTGGTTTTGGCCGGACAGGTCGGAGTCGCCGGGCACCTGAACCTGGGCGACGGATGCCGAATCGGCGCCAAGTCCGGTGTAGGCCAGGATGTGCCGCCGGGTCAGGACTTGAGCGGCATCCCGGTCATGCCTCATGGATCTTTTTTGCGGGCATCGGCCATCATGCCCAAGCTGCCGGAAATGAAACGACGCCTTGGCAGATTGGAAAAGGAACTGGCCGCACTCCGGGAAGAACTTGCGAACAAAGGGTAA
- a CDS encoding OmpH family outer membrane protein: MRTFILTIFFVLCLALTAGAETKIGFIDMKTVIAKSEPGSKAMEQLKSQFKDMKDNLDTQKKSLDTLKDELQKQSMMLSQEAKLDKETQYKRKVRDFQDMGQSYQRKLQQAEQNLSKPIIDKLLEVIENYGKKNGYTAIFDKQASGVIYGQESVDLTNAIMAELNKAMRGK; this comes from the coding sequence ATGCGTACATTTATCCTGACAATCTTTTTCGTGCTTTGCCTGGCCCTGACAGCAGGTGCCGAAACCAAAATCGGTTTTATTGATATGAAGACGGTCATCGCCAAGTCCGAACCCGGCTCTAAGGCCATGGAGCAGCTCAAGTCCCAATTCAAGGACATGAAGGACAACCTTGATACACAGAAAAAGTCACTGGACACGCTCAAAGACGAGCTGCAGAAACAGTCCATGATGCTCAGCCAGGAAGCCAAACTTGACAAGGAAACGCAATACAAGCGCAAAGTGCGTGACTTCCAGGACATGGGACAGAGCTACCAGCGCAAGCTGCAGCAGGCCGAGCAGAACCTTTCAAAGCCCATCATCGACAAGCTTCTGGAAGTGATTGAAAATTACGGAAAGAAAAACGGCTACACGGCCATTTTCGACAAGCAGGCCAGCGGAGTGATCTATGGCCAAGAAAGCGTTGACCTCACAAACGCCATCATGGCGGAACTCAACAAAGCCATGCGCGGCAAATAA
- the bamA gene encoding outer membrane protein assembly factor BamA, which yields MKRNVLLCLIALLCLFCAHPGFAEPTKKVIVLPFAVNAAPDLAYLEESLPKLLQDRLTALGLEVIPQEETMRILQEQQVEYLDLGTAKDMALLSGAAYAVYGSFSQVGENISIDTRLVEAFGVREPIPFFVVKEGVINILPAIEETAAKIQNGVQQTDRIASIDVRGNEILDDDVVLMRLKIQPGDVYDPKAVNTELKSLYELGYFDDISIALEDTAEGKRLVINVKEKPLISAISVEGAEELDADDLLATIATKTGAVLNPRVLADDMGKIRELYRKDGFYNAEVDYTLTQADAKRARLNILVKEGKKLYVTDIVIQGAKQLDPDDLKDELALTERGMLSWMTGTGVLREEILDRDAAALEAYYGNRGFLNAKVGQPEVSYLDDGITVTFQVEEGERYTVASVKYEGEMIAAPENLNNVIAMDDLAKENEFFDRSVLRSDLQKLVEHYSNFGYAFAEADVNMARNEEEKQLDITYILSKGNKISINRVLIEGNTKTRDNVIRREMRLVDGDMFDGSLLRRSNARLNKLDFFETVEVTPEPTANPSALDLRVKVKEKPTGQFSAGVGYSSYSQVFFSGQVQERNLFGMGYQLGFTGTISAKSADYTATFWNPHYDDTDLGVGVSLYNTMNEYSDYDKQAMGSRLLFGYPLGEYTNLSWNYRLERYTIEDIDDDADKVIKDIEGQNWASALYASIKRDTTDRRINPSKGTTHQFSVEYAGGLIGGDDDFVKYITDANHYYPIFLETIIHLHAQAGYVMKNGSDRIPPFERFYLGGMNSVRGYKERTISPVYDQVEGQDGYDEGDEKGGNKSFFFNAEYLVPLHKEMGIVGLVFFDAGKTWDDDESVDMDLYKSVGAGVRWYSPLGPLRLEYGFPLDTVEVDDERKGRFEFSVGQFF from the coding sequence ATGAAACGTAATGTCCTCTTGTGCCTGATTGCTCTCTTGTGTCTCTTCTGCGCCCACCCCGGGTTCGCCGAACCGACGAAAAAGGTCATAGTGCTGCCATTTGCCGTGAACGCGGCACCGGACCTGGCCTATCTGGAGGAGAGCCTGCCCAAGCTGCTTCAGGATCGCCTGACGGCTCTGGGACTGGAAGTGATCCCGCAAGAGGAAACCATGCGGATCCTGCAAGAACAACAGGTTGAATATCTGGATCTTGGAACTGCCAAGGACATGGCGCTGCTCTCCGGAGCGGCTTACGCCGTCTACGGCAGCTTCAGCCAGGTCGGCGAGAACATCAGCATCGACACCCGGCTTGTGGAGGCTTTCGGCGTCCGCGAGCCCATACCCTTTTTCGTGGTCAAAGAGGGCGTGATCAACATCCTTCCGGCCATTGAGGAAACCGCGGCCAAGATCCAAAACGGCGTGCAGCAGACAGACCGGATCGCATCCATAGACGTACGTGGAAACGAGATCCTCGATGATGACGTGGTGCTCATGCGGCTGAAGATTCAGCCCGGTGACGTATACGACCCCAAAGCCGTCAACACGGAACTCAAAAGCCTCTACGAACTTGGATATTTCGACGACATCTCCATCGCCCTGGAAGACACTGCCGAAGGCAAACGTCTGGTCATAAACGTCAAGGAAAAACCGCTCATTTCAGCTATAAGCGTTGAAGGGGCGGAGGAGCTTGACGCCGACGACCTGTTGGCGACCATCGCCACCAAGACCGGGGCAGTCCTGAACCCCCGGGTCCTGGCGGATGATATGGGCAAGATACGCGAACTGTACCGCAAGGACGGCTTCTATAACGCCGAGGTCGACTACACCTTGACCCAGGCCGACGCCAAGCGCGCGCGACTCAACATCCTCGTTAAGGAAGGCAAAAAGCTCTACGTGACGGACATCGTCATTCAGGGCGCCAAGCAGCTCGACCCTGATGATCTCAAGGACGAACTGGCCTTGACCGAGCGTGGCATGCTTTCCTGGATGACGGGAACGGGAGTGCTGCGCGAAGAAATTCTGGACCGTGACGCAGCGGCCCTTGAAGCCTATTACGGCAATCGCGGATTTTTGAACGCCAAGGTCGGCCAGCCCGAAGTCAGCTACCTGGACGACGGTATCACCGTCACCTTCCAGGTCGAGGAGGGAGAGCGTTACACGGTGGCCTCCGTCAAGTACGAAGGGGAGATGATCGCCGCCCCCGAAAACCTGAATAACGTCATCGCCATGGACGACCTGGCCAAGGAAAATGAATTTTTTGATCGCTCCGTGCTGCGCTCCGACCTGCAGAAGCTCGTGGAGCACTACTCCAACTTTGGTTACGCCTTCGCCGAAGCCGATGTGAACATGGCTCGCAACGAAGAAGAAAAACAGCTTGATATCACGTACATCTTGTCCAAGGGCAACAAAATCTCCATCAACCGTGTCCTGATCGAGGGCAACACAAAGACCAGGGACAACGTCATCCGCCGTGAAATGCGCCTGGTCGATGGAGACATGTTCGATGGATCCCTGTTGCGCAGGTCCAATGCTCGCCTCAATAAGCTCGATTTCTTCGAAACCGTTGAAGTCACTCCGGAGCCAACGGCCAATCCCAGCGCTCTTGACCTGCGGGTCAAGGTCAAGGAAAAACCCACGGGGCAGTTCTCCGCCGGCGTGGGCTACTCCAGCTATTCACAGGTATTTTTCTCGGGACAGGTGCAGGAGCGCAACCTCTTCGGCATGGGCTATCAGCTTGGATTCACAGGCACCATCAGCGCCAAGTCAGCCGACTACACCGCCACGTTCTGGAACCCGCATTATGACGACACGGATCTTGGTGTCGGCGTCAGCCTCTACAACACGATGAACGAGTATTCGGATTACGACAAGCAGGCCATGGGCTCCCGCCTGCTCTTTGGATACCCGCTTGGTGAATACACCAACCTCTCCTGGAATTACCGCCTTGAGCGTTACACCATCGAAGATATCGATGACGACGCGGACAAGGTCATTAAAGACATCGAAGGACAAAACTGGGCCAGTGCCCTGTACGCATCCATCAAACGAGATACGACGGACAGGCGCATCAACCCCAGCAAAGGAACAACCCACCAATTTTCCGTGGAATACGCAGGAGGTCTGATTGGCGGCGATGATGATTTCGTCAAATACATTACCGACGCAAACCATTACTATCCTATTTTCCTGGAAACCATCATCCACCTGCACGCCCAGGCAGGATACGTGATGAAAAACGGCAGCGACCGCATTCCGCCTTTCGAGCGCTTTTATCTCGGAGGCATGAATTCGGTGCGAGGTTACAAGGAACGCACCATCTCGCCCGTCTACGACCAAGTGGAAGGACAGGACGGCTATGACGAAGGCGACGAGAAAGGCGGCAACAAGAGCTTTTTCTTCAACGCGGAATACCTTGTGCCACTGCACAAGGAGATGGGCATAGTAGGTCTGGTCTTCTTCGACGCCGGCAAGACGTGGGATGATGATGAATCCGTCGACATGGACCTCTATAAGAGCGTCGGAGCCGGCGTGCGCTGGTACTCGCCTCTGGGTCCGTTGCGACTGGAGTACGGCTTCCCCCTGGACACGGTCGAAGTTGATGACGAAAGAAAAGGTCGTTTCGAATTCTCTGTTGGACAGTTTTTTTAA
- a CDS encoding ABC transporter ATP-binding protein: MSEVYRLQNVGKAYEQGEETISVLSGVDLTVLGGDSLAIIGASGSGKSTLLQLMGTLDVPSSGSILFNGADISTLGWKERARIRNKNMGFVFQFHHLLPEFSTRENVAMPGIIGGVARGLVLEKADAALSRVGLAHRRHHRVTTLSGGERQRAAIARAILLEPAVVLADEPTGNLDERTGREVNDLLLHLNKDQGVTLVIVTHNAELAQCMHRTLELRSGELYET, encoded by the coding sequence ATGAGTGAAGTCTATCGCCTGCAAAACGTTGGCAAGGCCTACGAACAGGGCGAGGAAACCATCTCCGTACTTTCCGGCGTTGACCTGACCGTGCTTGGTGGAGATTCCCTGGCCATCATCGGGGCTTCGGGATCGGGCAAGAGTACCCTGTTGCAGCTTATGGGCACCCTGGACGTGCCTTCGAGCGGCTCCATCCTGTTCAACGGAGCCGACATTTCGACCCTAGGCTGGAAAGAACGGGCCCGTATTCGCAACAAGAACATGGGTTTTGTTTTCCAGTTCCACCACCTGCTTCCCGAATTCTCGACGCGGGAAAACGTGGCCATGCCCGGCATCATCGGCGGAGTGGCCCGGGGGCTGGTCCTGGAAAAGGCCGACGCGGCTTTGTCGCGGGTGGGGCTTGCGCATCGACGCCATCACAGGGTAACCACTCTGTCCGGGGGAGAGAGACAACGGGCGGCCATTGCCCGGGCCATTCTGCTTGAGCCCGCCGTTGTGCTTGCCGACGAACCTACCGGAAACCTTGATGAACGGACAGGTCGGGAAGTCAACGATCTTTTATTGCATCTGAACAAGGATCAGGGAGTCACCCTGGTCATCGTTACCCACAATGCTGAACTTGCCCAATGCATGCATCGCACATTGGAGCTGCGTTCCGGAGAATTGTATGAAACGTAA
- a CDS encoding lipoprotein-releasing ABC transporter permease subunit, with the protein MHFELFVSLRYLLARRRQAFISVISLISVLGVAIGVASLIVVLGVMNGFSENLRDKILGINSHLILGSVKQTIGNYDPLVQKSLQVDGVVAATPFIYYEVMLSTPSGVKGVVLRGIDPQTAGSVLTVEKDMVSGSLASLGDGGNIPGIVIGKELASRLGLTLGSRLSLLAPSGKKSAAGFSPKIVFFNVVGIFSSGMFEYDSSLAFVSIPEAQKILGFEDDFVTGIEYKVSDIDGVQKIGEALVRALGGFPLYSRNWIEMNQNLFAALKLEKTAMAVILIMIVLVGSFSIITTLVMMVMEKTKDIAVLMALGATPPQIRNIFILQGSLIGAVGTSIGFGLGLAICSLLEKYQFIKLPADVYYLDHLPVKIELLDMSLIAVAAMALCFLATLYPARQAAKMHPTEALRYE; encoded by the coding sequence ATGCACTTTGAATTGTTCGTTTCCCTGCGATATCTTCTGGCCCGCCGCAGGCAGGCCTTCATTTCCGTCATCTCGCTCATCTCGGTGCTGGGCGTGGCCATTGGCGTGGCCTCTCTCATCGTGGTCCTCGGGGTCATGAACGGGTTCAGCGAAAACCTGCGCGACAAGATTCTGGGCATAAACTCCCACCTCATTCTCGGCTCGGTCAAACAGACCATTGGCAACTACGACCCTCTGGTGCAAAAAAGCCTGCAGGTCGATGGCGTGGTCGCCGCCACGCCGTTCATCTACTACGAAGTCATGCTCTCCACTCCTTCGGGGGTCAAAGGAGTGGTTCTGCGAGGCATCGATCCGCAAACCGCCGGATCGGTCCTGACCGTGGAAAAGGACATGGTCAGCGGCAGCCTCGCAAGCCTGGGCGATGGGGGCAACATCCCCGGCATCGTCATCGGCAAGGAACTGGCAAGCAGACTGGGCCTGACCCTCGGCAGCAGGCTCAGCCTGCTCGCGCCAAGCGGAAAGAAATCCGCCGCCGGATTTTCTCCGAAGATCGTTTTCTTCAACGTGGTCGGCATCTTCAGTTCGGGCATGTTCGAATACGACTCGTCTCTGGCCTTCGTATCCATCCCCGAAGCCCAGAAGATCCTGGGCTTTGAAGACGATTTCGTGACCGGAATCGAATACAAGGTCTCGGACATAGACGGCGTGCAGAAAATTGGAGAAGCGCTGGTCCGGGCACTGGGCGGCTTCCCCTTGTACTCGCGCAACTGGATTGAGATGAACCAGAACCTCTTTGCGGCGCTGAAGCTCGAAAAGACGGCCATGGCGGTCATTTTGATCATGATCGTGTTGGTGGGGTCCTTTTCCATCATCACCACCCTGGTCATGATGGTCATGGAAAAAACCAAGGACATCGCCGTGCTTATGGCTCTTGGCGCAACGCCCCCCCAGATCCGAAACATTTTCATTTTGCAGGGCTCGCTTATCGGGGCCGTGGGCACAAGTATCGGATTTGGATTGGGACTTGCGATCTGCTCCCTGCTCGAAAAATACCAATTCATCAAGCTTCCGGCCGATGTCTATTATCTGGACCATCTGCCTGTGAAAATAGAACTTCTTGACATGTCCCTCATCGCCGTCGCGGCCATGGCGCTGTGCTTCCTGGCCACCCTGTACCCGGCCCGCCAAGCCGCGAAAATGCACCCCACCGAGGCGCTACGCTATGAGTGA
- the lysS gene encoding lysine--tRNA ligase, translating to MTKDQTNVPSEKQLLRHRKEKAQFLLDAGIPLYPNDFRRSAEIGDVLEAHGEKDENVLLQENLTFALCGRIMAHRSFGKATFFHIQDTSGKIQVYAQRDDLGVEHYGVFKKFEIGDIVGVSGTLFRTKTGELTIKSTAVRLLSKSMRPLPEKYHGLKDVETRYRQRYVDLLVNDRARDIFRRRTAIVQFIRNFLNERGFLEVETPMMQPIAGGATAKPFRTHHNALDMDLFLRIAPELYLKRLLVGGFDRVYEINRNFRNEGIDTRHNPEFTMIEFYWAYATFVDLMDLTQELLCGLAKSVCGTHLVEYQGNVIDLQDGWVRMPFHESLEIIGGVSPEIYRDYDKCKDLAQKLGEAVHPKEKLGKLQAKLFDNLVEPKLIQPHFIYHYPTDISPLSRKNDANPEITDRFELFICGQEMANAFSELNDPYDQKDRFEEQVREKAAGDDEAHAMDEDYIRALEYGMPPAAGQGIGIDRLVMLLTDSPSIREVILFPLLRPEITG from the coding sequence TTGACAAAAGACCAGACCAATGTCCCAAGCGAAAAGCAACTGCTTCGCCACCGCAAGGAAAAGGCGCAGTTTCTGCTTGATGCGGGCATCCCTTTATATCCCAATGATTTTCGCCGCTCTGCAGAAATCGGCGACGTTCTTGAGGCGCATGGAGAAAAGGACGAAAATGTCCTCCTCCAGGAAAACCTGACCTTTGCTCTGTGCGGCCGGATCATGGCCCATCGTTCCTTTGGCAAGGCGACATTCTTTCATATTCAGGACACCAGCGGCAAAATCCAGGTTTACGCCCAGCGCGATGATCTTGGCGTTGAACACTATGGCGTGTTCAAAAAATTCGAGATCGGCGACATCGTCGGTGTCAGCGGCACCCTTTTTCGCACCAAGACCGGGGAATTGACCATAAAATCCACTGCGGTGCGCCTCTTGTCCAAGTCCATGCGTCCGCTGCCGGAAAAATACCACGGCCTGAAAGATGTCGAAACGCGGTACCGCCAACGCTACGTGGACCTCTTGGTCAACGACCGGGCCCGTGACATTTTCCGCAGGCGCACGGCCATCGTGCAGTTCATCCGCAATTTCCTGAACGAGCGCGGATTCCTGGAAGTAGAAACACCCATGATGCAGCCCATCGCCGGCGGCGCCACGGCCAAGCCCTTCCGCACGCACCACAACGCCCTCGACATGGACCTTTTTCTGCGCATCGCTCCCGAGCTTTACCTCAAGCGCTTGCTTGTGGGCGGATTTGACCGGGTCTACGAGATCAACCGCAATTTCCGCAACGAGGGCATCGACACCCGCCACAATCCCGAATTCACCATGATCGAATTCTATTGGGCGTATGCGACCTTCGTCGACCTCATGGACCTGACCCAGGAGCTCCTTTGCGGCCTGGCCAAGTCCGTCTGCGGGACCCATCTGGTGGAGTATCAGGGCAATGTCATTGACCTTCAGGATGGCTGGGTGCGCATGCCTTTCCACGAATCCCTGGAAATCATCGGCGGCGTATCCCCTGAAATTTACCGCGATTACGACAAGTGCAAGGATCTGGCCCAGAAATTGGGCGAGGCCGTGCACCCCAAGGAAAAGCTGGGAAAGCTCCAGGCCAAGCTCTTCGACAATCTGGTCGAGCCCAAGCTGATCCAGCCGCACTTCATTTATCACTATCCGACAGACATATCCCCCCTGTCCCGCAAGAACGATGCGAATCCCGAAATCACGGATCGATTCGAACTGTTCATCTGCGGGCAAGAAATGGCCAATGCCTTTTCCGAACTGAACGATCCGTATGACCAGAAGGATCGCTTCGAGGAACAGGTGCGGGAAAAAGCCGCCGGTGACGACGAAGCCCACGCCATGGACGAAGACTACATCCGCGCCCTGGAATACGGCATGCCTCCTGCTGCCGGGCAGGGCATCGGCATTGATCGGTTGGTCATGCTGCTGACGGATTCTCCGTCCATCCGGGAAGTCATCCTCTTCCCGCTGCTGCGGCCCGAAATCACCGGCTAG
- a CDS encoding amidohydrolase family protein produces MIDCHTHVFPPKIAPKLAAAIGRDLGLRPAGDGTAEDLLQHLDRASLSHALCFTAALRPDQMIPANSWMLSLRRAHPRLIPLGTVHPDHPAWESELDRLERNGIRGLKIHPDLSGIALDSPRWDSLWEAAQGRFSIMIHMGPVREAGATMSRPRDLAMVLKRFPDLTVIAAHLGGLYLWEETLAHLAGRNVYMDTSCCPGVIPDSAFEAILKRHDPERILFGSDYPLFAPGTQQTALALLLNGIGLPAEKVFENGARLAKRLQIGGFPDLAPPPGH; encoded by the coding sequence ATGATCGACTGCCACACCCATGTTTTCCCGCCGAAAATAGCGCCCAAGCTTGCCGCGGCCATCGGTCGCGACCTTGGGCTGCGGCCGGCCGGAGACGGCACGGCCGAAGATCTCCTCCAGCACCTGGACCGTGCCAGCCTGTCCCATGCGCTGTGTTTTACCGCCGCCCTGCGCCCGGACCAGATGATTCCGGCCAATTCATGGATGCTCTCTTTGCGCCGTGCACACCCGAGGCTCATCCCCCTTGGCACGGTTCACCCGGACCACCCGGCCTGGGAATCCGAACTGGACCGCCTGGAACGAAACGGCATCCGGGGACTCAAGATTCACCCCGATCTTTCCGGGATCGCGCTGGATTCTCCCCGCTGGGATTCCCTCTGGGAAGCCGCGCAAGGGCGGTTCTCAATCATGATCCACATGGGTCCGGTCAGAGAGGCAGGCGCGACCATGTCCCGTCCGCGCGACTTGGCCATGGTCTTGAAACGTTTCCCGGACCTTACGGTCATCGCCGCTCATCTGGGCGGGCTTTACCTTTGGGAAGAGACCCTCGCCCACCTCGCCGGCCGTAATGTATATATGGATACGTCGTGCTGCCCGGGAGTCATTCCGGATTCGGCATTTGAGGCCATCCTGAAGCGGCATGACCCCGAACGCATCCTTTTCGGCAGCGATTACCCCCTCTTCGCCCCGGGCACGCAGCAAACAGCCTTGGCTCTGCTTTTGAACGGAATCGGCCTGCCTGCGGAAAAGGTCTTCGAGAACGGGGCACGCTTGGCAAAAAGACTCCAAATCGGCGGATTTCCTGATCTAGCGCCACCTCCCGGGCATTGA